One Nocardia iowensis DNA window includes the following coding sequences:
- a CDS encoding ABC transporter ATP-binding protein translates to MINSSAVADRSKPALSIESLSVTFATDAGPVYAVSDVSYEVFPGEVLAIVGESGSGKSVSSRTAMGLLPLTARVRGLVTLGTETITSMNERQLTAVRGGAISMVFQEPGLALDPLFTVGFQIGEALRAHSEMSKKDAKARAIELLRMVGLPDPEHRVNYYPHQLSGGQKQRVVIAIAIACEPKVIIADEPTTALDVTVQAEILELLRDLRDRIGSAIVLITHNMGVVADLADRVVVMRNGRVVEQAPVDELFASPKADYTRALLAAVPHLGTEQLAHGPAEEVAPSAEPVLEVCDLVVEFPGSFGRPPFRAVDDVNIRIGPGETLGLVGESGSGKSTIGRCVAALQRPTSGVVKVRGQDIAGLSGRKLRPIRRRFGFVFQDPASSLNPRLTVGECVAEPLIVHKMGSTAEIKARVRKLLDDVQLPEGTERRYPHELSGGQRQRASLARALVLDPDLLVADEPTSALDVSVQAAVLELFGQLQRECGWACLFISHDLAVVDQLADRIVVLRNGAVVEQGDRDRILRAPQEEYTQRLVAAVPVPDPVEQRRRRAETAALFATERSG, encoded by the coding sequence ATGATCAACTCATCCGCGGTGGCCGACCGGAGCAAACCGGCGCTGTCCATCGAATCGCTGTCGGTCACCTTCGCCACCGACGCCGGACCCGTCTACGCGGTCTCCGACGTCTCCTACGAGGTGTTCCCGGGTGAGGTGCTCGCCATCGTCGGCGAGTCCGGCTCCGGCAAGTCGGTGAGCTCGCGCACCGCGATGGGATTGCTGCCGCTGACCGCGCGGGTGCGCGGTCTGGTCACCCTCGGCACCGAGACCATCACCTCGATGAACGAGCGGCAGCTGACCGCGGTGCGCGGCGGTGCCATCTCGATGGTGTTCCAGGAGCCCGGGCTCGCGCTCGACCCGCTGTTCACCGTCGGCTTCCAGATCGGCGAGGCGCTGCGCGCGCATTCGGAGATGAGCAAGAAGGACGCGAAGGCTCGCGCGATCGAACTGCTGCGCATGGTCGGCCTTCCCGACCCCGAGCATCGGGTGAACTACTACCCGCACCAGCTCTCCGGCGGCCAGAAGCAGCGCGTGGTGATCGCCATCGCGATCGCCTGCGAGCCGAAGGTGATCATCGCCGACGAGCCGACCACGGCGCTCGACGTGACGGTGCAGGCGGAGATCCTTGAGCTGTTGCGTGACCTACGCGACCGGATCGGCAGCGCCATCGTGCTGATCACGCACAACATGGGCGTGGTGGCCGACCTGGCCGACCGGGTCGTGGTGATGCGCAACGGCAGGGTGGTCGAGCAGGCGCCGGTGGACGAGTTGTTCGCCAGTCCCAAGGCGGACTACACCCGGGCACTGCTCGCGGCCGTTCCGCACCTCGGCACCGAGCAACTGGCGCACGGCCCGGCCGAAGAGGTCGCGCCGTCCGCCGAGCCGGTGCTCGAGGTGTGCGACCTGGTTGTCGAATTCCCTGGCTCGTTCGGCAGGCCGCCGTTCCGCGCGGTCGACGACGTGAACATCCGGATCGGGCCCGGTGAAACCCTGGGCCTGGTCGGCGAATCCGGGTCGGGCAAGTCGACCATCGGCCGCTGTGTCGCCGCGCTGCAACGGCCGACCTCGGGTGTGGTGAAGGTGCGCGGGCAAGACATCGCCGGATTGTCCGGGCGCAAGCTGCGGCCGATCCGGCGGCGCTTCGGGTTCGTGTTCCAGGACCCGGCCAGCTCGCTGAATCCGCGGCTCACCGTCGGTGAGTGTGTCGCGGAGCCGCTGATCGTGCACAAGATGGGCAGCACCGCGGAGATCAAGGCGCGGGTGCGCAAACTGCTCGACGATGTGCAACTGCCCGAGGGCACCGAGCGGCGGTATCCGCACGAGTTGTCCGGTGGTCAGCGCCAGCGCGCCAGCCTGGCCAGGGCCCTGGTCCTGGACCCGGATCTGCTGGTCGCCGACGAGCCGACCAGTGCGCTCGACGTCTCCGTGCAGGCCGCCGTGCTGGAACTGTTCGGGCAGCTACAACGCGAATGTGGTTGGGCCTGCCTGTTCATCAGTCACGATCTCGCGGTCGTCGATCAGCTGGCCGACCGAATCGTGGTGCTGCGCAATGGCGCGGTGGTCGAGCAGGGCGATCGGGATCGCATCCTGCGCGCTCCGCAAGAGGAGTACACGCAGCGTCTGGTGGCCGCGGTGCCCGTGCCCGATCCGGTGGAGCAGCGCAGACGCCGGGCGGAAACCGCGGCTTTGTTCGCTACCGAACGGAGCGGATAA
- the purM gene encoding phosphoribosylformylglycinamidine cyclo-ligase, protein MTEQTPSGGASYAAAGVDIEAGDRAVELFGPLAKKASRPEVQGGLGGFAGLFALKGGYREPLLAASTDGVGTKIAVAQAMDKHDTVGLDLVAMVVDDLVVCGAEPLFLQDYIAIGKVVPEKVAELVSGIAEGCVRAGCALLGGETAEHPGLMDPDDYDLSATGVGVVEADAVLGPDRVRPGDVVIAMGSSGLHSNGYSLARKVLLDIDRMSLTGHIEEFGRTLGEELLEPTRIYAKDCLALIAETDVRTFAHVTGGGLAANLGRVLPAGMVAELDRGTWNPAPVFKMIAQRGRVERVEMEKTFNMGVGMVAIVAPEDVDRALAVLTARHIECWTLGTVKKAKDADALRAVLVGEHPRF, encoded by the coding sequence ATGACTGAACAGACCCCCAGTGGTGGTGCCTCCTACGCCGCGGCAGGCGTGGATATCGAGGCAGGTGACCGCGCAGTCGAGTTGTTCGGGCCATTGGCGAAGAAGGCGAGCCGACCCGAGGTCCAAGGTGGCCTCGGCGGGTTCGCCGGACTGTTCGCGCTCAAGGGCGGCTATCGCGAACCGCTGCTCGCCGCTTCCACCGACGGGGTCGGCACCAAGATCGCGGTGGCGCAGGCGATGGACAAGCACGACACCGTCGGACTCGACCTGGTCGCGATGGTCGTCGACGATCTCGTCGTGTGCGGCGCCGAGCCGCTGTTCCTGCAGGACTACATCGCCATCGGCAAGGTCGTGCCGGAGAAGGTCGCCGAACTCGTCTCCGGCATTGCCGAGGGCTGTGTCCGGGCCGGTTGCGCGTTGCTCGGCGGCGAGACCGCCGAGCATCCCGGCCTGATGGACCCGGACGACTACGACCTGTCCGCGACCGGTGTCGGCGTGGTGGAGGCCGACGCGGTGCTCGGTCCCGACCGGGTGCGTCCCGGTGACGTGGTGATCGCGATGGGCTCGTCCGGCCTGCACTCCAACGGTTACAGCCTGGCCCGCAAGGTGCTGCTCGACATCGATCGCATGTCCCTCACCGGGCATATCGAGGAGTTCGGCCGCACCCTCGGCGAGGAGCTGCTGGAGCCGACCCGGATCTACGCCAAGGACTGCCTGGCCCTGATCGCCGAAACCGACGTGCGCACCTTCGCCCATGTCACCGGCGGCGGACTCGCCGCCAACCTCGGCCGAGTGCTGCCCGCGGGCATGGTGGCCGAACTGGATCGCGGCACCTGGAACCCGGCCCCGGTCTTCAAGATGATCGCCCAGCGCGGTCGGGTCGAACGCGTCGAGATGGAGAAAACCTTCAACATGGGCGTCGGCATGGTAGCCATCGTCGCCCCCGAAGACGTCGACCGAGCCCTGGCCGTGCTGACCGCGCGCCACATCGAATGCTGGACCCTCGGCACCGTCAAGAAGGCAAAGGACGCCGACGCCCTACGCGCCGTCCTCGTCGGCGAACACCCGAGGTTCTAG
- a CDS encoding DUF3073 domain-containing protein, protein MGRGRAKAKQTKVARELKYSSPPSDFASLQRELSGSPNSQRSGVLSDEHDADKSSSKWEEDDYDDWRR, encoded by the coding sequence ATGGGCCGTGGCCGGGCTAAGGCAAAGCAGACCAAGGTCGCACGCGAGCTGAAATACAGCAGCCCGCCGAGCGACTTCGCGAGCCTTCAGCGCGAGCTTTCGGGAAGCCCCAACTCTCAACGGAGTGGTGTGCTGTCCGATGAGCACGACGCGGACAAGTCCTCATCCAAGTGGGAAGAGGACGACTACGACGACTGGCGCCGCTGA
- a CDS encoding asparaginase, translated as MSVELVEVVRSGFRECVHRGSAVILDSQGEPMLELGEVHLPIFPRSTNKPMQAITLLRHGFEPLDDAELAIATASHYGEPDHVALVRRLLDRFGFDEKSLECPPDLPVDDKARAAVLSGSQEPRRIYMNCSGKHAAMLATCAINGWPTEGYLDEAHPLQQAIIATVADLTGEPETDLGIDGCGLPIIPVSLINLARVFATMATAAPDAPERRVADAIRAHPRVISGTNAPDLLAMQATPGLVCKIGADGVHAGALPDGTAFAYKIDDGHDRARMPLTLAILHRIGVDWSDAHAELAAPAVLGGGARVGVIRAIPGVL; from the coding sequence GTGAGTGTGGAACTGGTCGAAGTAGTCCGCTCCGGCTTCCGCGAGTGCGTGCACCGCGGCTCGGCCGTCATCCTCGATTCCCAGGGCGAGCCGATGCTCGAACTCGGTGAGGTGCACCTGCCGATCTTCCCGCGCTCCACCAACAAGCCCATGCAGGCGATCACCCTGCTGCGCCACGGGTTCGAGCCGCTCGACGACGCGGAGCTGGCCATCGCGACCGCGTCGCACTACGGCGAACCGGATCACGTCGCACTGGTGCGCCGTCTCCTCGACCGCTTCGGTTTCGACGAGAAGTCGCTGGAATGCCCGCCGGATCTACCGGTCGACGACAAGGCGCGCGCGGCCGTGCTCTCGGGTTCGCAGGAACCGCGCCGGATCTACATGAACTGTTCGGGCAAGCACGCCGCGATGCTGGCGACCTGTGCGATCAACGGCTGGCCGACCGAAGGCTATCTGGACGAGGCACATCCGTTGCAGCAGGCGATCATCGCCACCGTCGCCGATCTCACCGGCGAACCGGAGACCGATCTCGGCATCGATGGTTGTGGCCTGCCGATCATTCCGGTCTCGTTGATCAACCTCGCCCGGGTGTTCGCGACCATGGCAACGGCCGCGCCCGACGCGCCGGAGCGCCGGGTCGCCGACGCCATCCGCGCCCATCCGCGAGTGATTTCCGGCACCAACGCACCCGATCTGCTGGCCATGCAGGCCACCCCGGGACTGGTCTGCAAGATCGGCGCGGACGGCGTGCACGCCGGTGCGCTGCCCGACGGAACGGCGTTCGCATACAAGATCGACGACGGGCACGACCGTGCCCGAATGCCCCTGACGCTGGCCATTTTGCACCGGATCGGAGTGGACTGGAGCGATGCGCACGCGGAGCTCGCGGCCCCCGCGGTGCTCGGCGGCGGTGCCCGGGTCGGCGTGATTCGCGCGATCCCCGGGGTGCTCTAG
- a CDS encoding MOSC domain-containing protein, translating into MRRGDSGQVLAVCVVHAELEVPTRVGRTAIDKRPLPGRVPVRTLGLDGDHVCDVKHHGGVHQPVYAYAEEDARRWGSELDRELPAGWFGENLRIAGLPVSDAVFGARLAIGDTLLEVSAPRVPCATFQHWSGEAQWVKRFARQSDTGAYLRVLTEGTIGAGDEVSVVHVPDHGITVRDLFTGNDPELLATLLTAEPTISDDVRMQIERHARRHAKNPATRRGAELDMGAQL; encoded by the coding sequence ATGCGACGCGGTGATAGCGGCCAGGTGCTGGCCGTGTGTGTGGTGCATGCCGAGCTCGAAGTGCCGACCAGGGTCGGCCGGACCGCGATCGACAAGCGGCCGCTGCCGGGCCGGGTGCCGGTGCGCACCCTCGGCCTGGACGGAGACCACGTGTGCGACGTCAAGCATCATGGCGGCGTGCACCAGCCGGTCTACGCCTACGCCGAGGAGGATGCTCGGCGCTGGGGCAGCGAACTCGATCGGGAGCTGCCCGCGGGCTGGTTCGGTGAGAACCTGCGCATCGCCGGGCTCCCGGTCAGCGACGCGGTGTTCGGTGCCCGCTTGGCCATCGGCGACACCCTGCTCGAGGTGAGCGCGCCCCGGGTGCCGTGCGCCACCTTTCAGCACTGGAGCGGAGAAGCCCAGTGGGTCAAGCGATTCGCGCGGCAAAGCGATACCGGCGCCTACCTGCGGGTGCTGACCGAGGGCACGATCGGCGCCGGCGACGAGGTGTCGGTGGTGCATGTCCCCGACCACGGCATCACCGTCCGTGACCTGTTCACCGGCAACGACCCGGAGTTGCTGGCGACCCTGCTCACGGCGGAGCCGACCATCTCCGACGACGTGCGGATGCAGATCGAACGCCATGCCCGCAGGCACGCGAAGAATCCGGCCACTCGACGTGGCGCCGAACTCGACATGGGAGCGCAACTGTGA
- a CDS encoding YgfZ/GcvT domain-containing protein translates to MSVVVAPSPVLAVSGAVAGAPESPDAAVAWHYGDPLGEQRAAVERAAVVDRSHRFVLSITGAERLTWLHTITSQHIAELGDGQSAENLDLDLNGRVLNHFVLTELAATVWIDTEGDRGPALLDFLRKMVFWADAQPTEAEYAVLSLLGPKVAEVLATLGIASLPGTYQAVALPGGGFVRRMPWPTADSFDLLIPRAQLIEWWTRLTEAGAEPAGMWAFEALRVAAVRPRIGLDTDERTIPHEARWIGGVTEYGAVHLDKGCYRGQETVARVHNLGKPPRHLVLLHLDGSADERPAIGDDITAGGRTVGRLGTVIDHYELGPIALALIKRTVPTDTALTAGPTAAAIDPDSVPANDAPQAGRLAVDRLRGR, encoded by the coding sequence GTGTCCGTGGTCGTTGCGCCCAGCCCTGTCCTCGCTGTTTCGGGAGCCGTCGCGGGAGCGCCGGAGTCACCCGACGCCGCCGTCGCGTGGCACTACGGTGATCCACTCGGTGAACAGCGCGCCGCGGTGGAACGCGCGGCGGTGGTCGATCGCTCGCACCGTTTCGTCCTGAGCATCACCGGCGCCGAGCGGCTGACCTGGTTGCACACCATCACCAGCCAGCACATCGCCGAGCTCGGCGACGGGCAGTCGGCGGAGAACCTCGACCTCGATCTCAACGGCCGGGTGCTGAACCACTTCGTGCTCACCGAACTGGCAGCCACGGTGTGGATCGACACCGAGGGCGACCGCGGCCCGGCCCTGCTGGACTTCCTGCGGAAAATGGTCTTCTGGGCCGACGCGCAGCCGACCGAGGCCGAGTACGCGGTGCTGAGCCTGCTCGGGCCGAAGGTCGCCGAAGTGCTTGCGACGCTGGGCATCGCGAGCCTGCCCGGCACCTACCAGGCGGTGGCACTGCCCGGCGGCGGGTTCGTGCGCCGGATGCCGTGGCCGACCGCGGACTCGTTCGATCTGCTCATCCCCCGCGCACAGCTCATCGAATGGTGGACCCGGTTGACCGAGGCCGGTGCCGAACCCGCGGGTATGTGGGCCTTCGAGGCACTGCGGGTCGCCGCGGTGCGGCCGCGGATCGGGCTGGACACCGACGAACGCACCATCCCGCACGAGGCACGGTGGATCGGTGGGGTGACCGAGTACGGCGCGGTTCATCTGGACAAAGGGTGCTATCGCGGCCAGGAGACCGTGGCGCGGGTGCACAATCTCGGCAAGCCGCCGCGCCATCTGGTGCTGTTGCATTTGGACGGTTCGGCCGACGAGCGTCCCGCGATCGGCGACGACATCACCGCGGGCGGCCGCACGGTCGGCCGCCTCGGCACCGTCATCGACCACTACGAACTCGGGCCGATCGCGCTCGCCCTGATCAAGCGCACCGTCCCGACGGACACCGCGCTGACCGCCGGACCCACCGCCGCCGCCATCGACCCCGATTCGGTGCCGGCCAACGACGCACCGCAGGCCGGCCGGCTCGCGGTCGATCGGCTCCGCGGCCGCTGA
- a CDS encoding aminodeoxychorismate lyase — MVDRVLVSLDGAVRDPDAPLLYADDIGVLRGDGIFETVLVRAGNACAIEFHLGRLRRSAQALDLPEPELGRWREAVERAAKEWGSDREGLMRLVLTRGRDSELSGVAEKVTTGDLAAAVPVPTAYVLVLPVPARVQKARTEGVAVVTLSRGISIDLAQAAPWQLLGAKTLSYASNMAALRFAARMGADDVIFTSTENRVLEGPRSSVVIARDKQLITPPAKNGVLPGVTQRALFIEAEKAGWECIYKSLFTADLLTCDSVWMMSSVSLAARVNSLDGLRMSAPDNAQEIIDLVDRGIERAGAVHEW, encoded by the coding sequence ATGGTAGATCGGGTTCTTGTCTCACTCGACGGCGCGGTCCGGGATCCGGACGCGCCGTTGTTGTATGCCGACGATATCGGTGTATTGCGCGGCGACGGTATTTTCGAAACGGTGCTGGTGCGCGCGGGGAACGCGTGCGCGATCGAATTTCATCTAGGCAGGCTGCGTCGTTCGGCGCAGGCGTTGGATCTACCCGAGCCCGAACTGGGGCGGTGGCGGGAGGCGGTCGAGCGGGCCGCGAAGGAATGGGGGAGCGACCGCGAAGGGTTGATGCGGCTGGTGCTCACCCGGGGGCGCGACTCCGAGCTCTCGGGGGTGGCCGAGAAGGTGACCACCGGTGATCTCGCGGCCGCCGTGCCGGTGCCGACCGCCTACGTGCTGGTGCTGCCGGTGCCGGCTCGGGTGCAGAAGGCGCGGACCGAAGGCGTTGCGGTGGTGACCCTCTCGCGCGGCATCTCGATCGACCTGGCGCAGGCGGCGCCGTGGCAGTTGCTCGGCGCCAAGACGTTGTCCTACGCGTCCAACATGGCGGCGCTGCGGTTCGCGGCGCGGATGGGCGCCGACGACGTGATCTTCACCAGCACCGAGAACCGGGTGCTGGAGGGTCCGCGTTCGTCGGTGGTGATCGCGCGGGACAAGCAGCTGATCACGCCGCCCGCGAAGAACGGTGTGCTGCCGGGAGTCACCCAGCGCGCCTTGTTCATCGAGGCCGAGAAGGCCGGGTGGGAGTGTATCTACAAGTCGCTGTTCACCGCCGACCTGCTCACCTGCGACAGCGTGTGGATGATGTCCAGCGTCTCGCTGGCGGCGCGGGTGAATTCGCTGGACGGGCTGCGGATGTCCGCGCCGGACAACGCCCAGGAGATCATCGATCTGGTCGATCGCGGCATCGAGCGGGCGGGCGCCGTACACGAGTGGTGA
- a CDS encoding cytochrome ubiquinol oxidase subunit I, which translates to MNALDISRWQFGITTVYHFLLVPLTIGLAPLVAAMQTAWVITGKEHWLRLTKFFGKLFLINFALGVATGIVQEFQFGMNWSEYSRFVGDVFGAPLALEGLVAFFMESTFLGLWIFGWSRLPKLAHLAAIWMVAIGVNASAYFIVAANSFMQHPVGARFNPETGRAELESIVALLTNNTLLAAFPHVVAGSFLTAGTFVAGIAGWWMVRNARSGDQGKLAEARSMWRPAARVGMLLSVVSMAALVYTGDVQGKLMFEQQPMKMASAESLCHTATDPEFSVLTVGTHNNCDSVTHVIDVPGVLPWLAKGQFSGVTLDGVVDLQKTYNERYGVGDYRPNLFVTYWSFRAMIGLSAGSMLLALAGLWFTRRGRVPDQRWFSWLSLLAIPTPFLANSAGWVFTEMGRQPWIVAPNPTGDLALRLTVQEGVSNHSAGVVLFSLVVFTLLYGALAVVWFYLMRRYVIHGPDPAKPAAVDVEQDDTGGPGRHRAEEPAVEQLSFAY; encoded by the coding sequence TTGAACGCGCTCGACATCTCGCGGTGGCAGTTCGGCATCACGACGGTCTACCACTTCCTGCTGGTGCCGCTGACCATCGGCCTCGCGCCGCTGGTCGCCGCCATGCAGACGGCGTGGGTGATCACCGGGAAGGAGCATTGGCTCCGGCTGACCAAGTTCTTCGGCAAGCTGTTCCTGATCAACTTCGCGCTCGGCGTCGCCACCGGCATCGTGCAGGAGTTCCAGTTCGGGATGAACTGGAGCGAGTACTCCCGCTTCGTCGGTGATGTGTTCGGCGCGCCGCTCGCGCTGGAAGGCCTGGTGGCCTTCTTCATGGAATCGACCTTCCTCGGACTGTGGATCTTCGGCTGGTCCCGGCTGCCGAAACTGGCGCACCTCGCGGCGATCTGGATGGTGGCCATCGGCGTGAACGCCTCGGCGTACTTCATCGTCGCCGCGAACTCGTTCATGCAACATCCGGTCGGGGCGCGGTTCAACCCGGAGACCGGACGCGCCGAGCTCGAGAGCATCGTCGCGCTGCTCACCAACAACACGTTGTTGGCCGCCTTTCCGCACGTCGTCGCCGGATCTTTCTTGACGGCAGGCACTTTCGTGGCAGGCATCGCGGGCTGGTGGATGGTCCGCAACGCGCGCAGCGGCGACCAGGGCAAGCTCGCCGAGGCGCGCAGCATGTGGCGTCCCGCGGCCCGGGTGGGCATGTTGCTCAGTGTGGTGTCGATGGCGGCGCTGGTGTACACCGGCGACGTCCAGGGCAAGCTGATGTTCGAGCAGCAGCCGATGAAGATGGCTTCGGCGGAATCGTTGTGCCACACCGCGACCGACCCGGAGTTCTCCGTGCTGACCGTGGGCACGCACAACAACTGCGACAGCGTCACCCACGTCATCGACGTGCCCGGCGTGTTGCCGTGGCTGGCCAAGGGCCAATTCAGCGGAGTCACCCTGGATGGCGTCGTCGATCTGCAGAAGACGTACAACGAGCGGTACGGCGTCGGTGATTACCGGCCGAATCTCTTTGTCACCTACTGGTCGTTCCGGGCGATGATCGGCCTGTCGGCTGGATCGATGCTGCTGGCGCTCGCCGGGCTGTGGTTCACCCGGCGCGGCCGGGTGCCGGACCAGCGCTGGTTCTCCTGGCTGAGCCTGCTGGCCATTCCGACGCCGTTCCTGGCCAACAGCGCGGGCTGGGTGTTCACCGAAATGGGCAGGCAGCCTTGGATTGTCGCGCCGAACCCGACGGGAGATCTCGCGCTGCGGCTGACCGTGCAGGAGGGCGTCTCGAACCATTCGGCAGGCGTGGTGCTCTTTTCGCTGGTCGTCTTCACGCTGCTGTATGGCGCGCTCGCGGTCGTGTGGTTCTACCTGATGCGGCGCTACGTGATCCACGGACCGGATCCGGCCAAGCCCGCCGCCGTCGATGTCGAGCAGGACGATACCGGTGGTCCGGGTCGGCATCGCGCCGAAGAGCCTGCCGTCGAACAACTTTCGTTCGCCTACTAG
- the cydB gene encoding cytochrome d ubiquinol oxidase subunit II, translated as MSLQEFWFVLIGVLFTGYFVLEGFDFGVGMLMPILGKGSDTRRRVVLNTIGPVWDGNEVWVITAGGAMFAAFPEWYASMFSGFYLALLLLLVALILRICAIEYRGKINDPRWRARCDLGIGIGSWIPALAWGWVFANIVRGVPLNEKKQFAGSVWDLLGPYALLGGLTTGLLFALHGAIFLGLKTGGEVRDDAQRTAKLLLAPTAVVVGVFGFWTQLAYGTGWTWIPLGLAVFGLVAAAVAVFADRDGWAFTGTTLAVAAATALLFGSLFPNVLPSTIDAAFDLTIHNASSTPYTLKVMSWAAVLVTPVVLVYQGWTYWVFRKRITVEQIPAPVGLPLGPVQD; from the coding sequence ATGAGTTTGCAAGAGTTCTGGTTCGTGCTTATCGGGGTGCTGTTCACCGGTTACTTCGTGCTGGAGGGCTTCGACTTCGGGGTCGGCATGCTGATGCCGATCCTCGGCAAGGGCTCGGACACCCGAAGGCGGGTGGTGCTCAACACGATCGGCCCGGTGTGGGACGGCAACGAGGTGTGGGTGATCACCGCGGGTGGCGCCATGTTCGCGGCCTTCCCCGAGTGGTACGCTAGCATGTTCTCCGGTTTCTACCTGGCTCTGCTGTTGCTGCTCGTCGCGCTGATCCTGCGCATCTGTGCCATCGAATATCGCGGCAAGATCAACGACCCGCGCTGGCGGGCCCGGTGCGACCTCGGCATCGGCATCGGTTCCTGGATACCGGCACTCGCCTGGGGCTGGGTCTTCGCCAATATCGTGCGCGGGGTACCGCTGAACGAGAAGAAGCAGTTCGCCGGGTCGGTGTGGGATCTGCTCGGCCCGTACGCCTTGCTCGGCGGGCTGACCACTGGACTGTTGTTCGCCCTGCACGGGGCGATCTTCCTGGGGCTGAAGACCGGTGGTGAGGTGCGTGACGACGCGCAGCGCACCGCCAAGCTGCTGCTCGCGCCGACCGCCGTCGTGGTCGGTGTGTTCGGCTTCTGGACCCAGTTGGCCTACGGCACCGGGTGGACGTGGATTCCGTTGGGGCTCGCGGTGTTCGGCCTCGTCGCCGCTGCCGTCGCGGTGTTCGCCGACCGCGACGGGTGGGCCTTCACCGGCACCACCCTCGCCGTGGCCGCGGCGACCGCATTGCTGTTCGGGTCGCTGTTCCCGAACGTGCTGCCGTCCACCATCGATGCCGCGTTCGACCTGACCATTCACAACGCCTCGTCCACGCCGTACACGCTGAAGGTGATGAGCTGGGCGGCGGTGCTCGTCACCCCGGTCGTGCTGGTCTACCAGGGCTGGACGTACTGGGTGTTCCGCAAGCGGATCACGGTCGAACAGATTCCGGCCCCGGTGGGGTTGCCACTTGGCCCCGTGCAGGACTGA